GAGGATCGGGAGAAATCCTCTCCGAGattccctcggtgccggctgaggttccgcgatcccagggtccgtcgaggctcaagagctgtgtcccatctgggtcgccaaaactgttaccgtaagtcggcaggtgaaaaactctctaagactcaatttggagttttagaaagcaggcattctttattgtggcgctgggtgcacaggggatcactcctcCTAATGTGCGCCAAGttgttcaactccagaagttatatacaatcagaatatacatattcattagatttcctagtaatgattaacatattcatgttacttcctggaactcatcaacatatgtaaaagtctttaacgcatgcgctcttatgttcattggtggtctctcagggtcctctggtggtcgtcaatagtcttcctcactgtgtccttttgctcacctcttcaatttggcgtccttcagtctgagtcattcttgtctttcttaaaggttaactttaaaggttaactattgatgtatggtttggcCTTGTTCttctcctattactgttacagggtgttacatatacttctgagcactgatgttatcattcccttctattcttttgaggatctggagctatactTCTGAGCGCTGATGTTATCAGCGCTACCAcggtcgctgattggctcagctttggccagcgccggtccatcttggagccagctggcactggctctattggacatgggggaagcttctggcatcttctcacagaagccacccctgcagcccccctgctaccaaaaccttgccacaaaAACCCAATACactcattaggaaagaaaacaagcaagcatgtCAAACAAGGGCTCAATGCCCTTTGCATGGACTCATCTAACACGTGAACTCAGTAATTCATCGCTTCAGCAACTCACAAAGTTTCTAACTCACAAGTTCTCTAATCCCTAACTCTCAGCTCCTAACTCGGGTGCCCGTGAGCACCCCAGGCAGGAGCCACACGGGCAGGGAGAGGCACAAAGGGCTTGGAGGGGGGTTGCtgcctgggggctgcagggctgccggGGGAAGAGACTGTTGGATGGGGCAGGGATTTTGGGGTAGCGAGCACACAGTGCCCTGGGCAAGTGTCAGGGCCTGTccaccatcctcttcctcttgcagggtgcccctgcctgcccttccccagcctttctcaccctctgctcctctccctcctttcctgcTGGGCTCTGGGGCTGCTCTCAGGCCCCCCCGGCTCCTGGGGAGTGCATGGACCAGAGCCTGTCCAGGGTATGCATTTACCAGCCGAGCCACAACTGGTCAAAAGCCACCCCTGCACCCTCATCCTCACCTCTGTATCCTCACCCCCGCATCCTCATCCCTGCACCCTCATCCTCGCCCCTGCAGCCTCATCCTCACCCCCTGCACCCTCATCCTCACCCCTCCACtgcccgtccctgtccccatcctcatccccatccatGCCCATCCCCATGCCCATCCTCACGCCCATGCACATCCCCGGTGCCGGCCGGGGCTTTCCGGGaaggcagcggcggggccggacCGGGCTATAAAGGGGAGGGTGGCCCCGGCACGGTGCGCTCCGGTCTCGCCGCTGCAGCCCGATGAGCCACCGCCTCCTCTCCGCCCTCGCCCTGCCCGTCGGGGCGGCCCTGGCCCTCGGGATCCCCACGGGGCACGCGTGGGGATCCCGGTGTCCGGGGAGGGACACGCGTGGGAGACCCACCCCGGGGGGGCACATGTGGGAGCTGCAGCGCTTGGGGGGGAGGGACACGCGTGGAGGACCCACCCGCGGGGGGAGTCCCCGGCAGCAGGGGGACCCTCTGCTCCGGGGGGGACACTGACGTGAGCTCCTGCCGAGAGGGGTGCTCCGAGGGGGAGGGATGCTCCGGGGTTGTCCGTGTCCCCGGGAGGGATGCGCATGGGGATTCCTTCCCTGCTGCGGGGGGGGGCATGTGgggaccccctccccgggggACATGCAGAGGAATTGGGGCAGGGGTAACCTGGGGACCCTGCCCCAGGGGGTGGCTTGCCCCTGCCCAGGGAGGTGCGGCATGGGAGGGGACGGGGAGTGCTTGGAGCTGGAGCCTTGCAGGTGGGCTGCTGCAGGGCACTGGCTGTGCCACCTCCTTGGCCACGCAGGAGCCTACCATGGACCTGAGGGCTCTGCCGGTCCCAGTGGGCTCTCCACTAGTACCATGCACCGGTGCTGAGCACAGCACACGTTCCCACAGGCACGGGCAGATATGTCCTGGGGTCACACAGCTCacctggcagggctggagcaggggtcctgcctgtgtttctgcCTGTCTGGGACTCCTGCCTTTAGCTTTTCCTCTTCACCTTTCCCCTTCTGCTTGGCTTACTCAGCTTTTGGCCCTCCTGACCAACCCTGCTGTGCCGCTGCCCACAGCTTGcccctgtgttttgtttcttttccaagctCCTCTGTCAGGCAGCCAAGatccctggggagggggaaaggccGGTGCGAAGGAGGCAAAGGTGACCAACACCAAGTGGTGGCCAGGCCGTGAGCAGAAACGCCCCGCAAGGAACAGCAAGGTGAGAGCCGGCACCCCATGGGCATCGGGGGGGCGCAGGCAGGGGGCTCAGCCTGCAGGGCAGGGGTAGGCACTGTGTGcgggcagcccctggggacacgcCCGCTCGTTCCCTGGCAGCACGACCTGACCAGCTGGTGGGAGAACAAGCTGGGCTCCAGGATGCATGTGTCCACTGTCGACAGCCAGGGCAATTTCTCCGGCGAGCACCACACCACTGTGTTGAACACCCAGAAACCCATCAAGCCATCCCCCCTCGTTGGCTCCCAGCACTTGGGTGAGGACGGGCAGTGCACCTTCGGCTTCACCATCAACTGGAAGTTTTCTGGTCAGTAGCTGCAGTGGCGGCTGTGCCCggatggggcaggggatgggaaggggagCTTAGGCAGGTCCCAGCACCCACCCCACATCCCTCTGTCCCCTCCTCTCCTGTCCCCAatctgtccttccccgacctctCCCCACTCTGGCCGGTGtctgcagacagcaggagacCTGAAACACTGTTCAGGCATCAAAAGTTGCTTTGacagcatctctgctgcagaGCGTTTCCCTGCAACCATTGGGACCTACCCAGGCTCCGTGAGCATTAAACCCGCTGGTGCTTGTGAAGCCCCAAAAGCAGCTGGGACCCTGCTGGGATGCTAGCGGCCACCACTCCCCCAGACTCCACAGCCATCTTCGTGAGCCAGTGCTTTgctggggccggcggggaggaggTCCTGCAGACCATCTGGCTGCTGCGGGAGAAGGTCGACTCCCTGCCCAGCAACTGGAAAGCCATCAGGTGAGCCATGGGACCCCTGGCCCGGCTGGGACGCATGCCCCTCTGCCAGCCAGGCACCGATGGGCTTCTGCTTCCCCGCAGGACCGGCTGCAATGTCTTCACTCGGATGGgctgaagggaggaaggagaagcctCTCGGCCTCCATTTAGCATTTATCACTCTTGCAACCTGGTGGAAAGCAGAGCAATTGCTGGCTCCCCAGCTCCAACCGGGCTTGGGGGACCCCTCAGCAGCATCAGTGTGTACCAGCATCGGGGCTGTTATCAGCTCTGGAGGAAGATGcccccaaaaaaccaaataaaattaaagtttttttctttaaatccaacCTTGCGCAGTCTGTGGATATGTCCCGGGGAAGCTGGGCTAAAGCACTGTGGTGGGTGCGGGGCGAAGCTCTCACCCCATTACTCCAGGAAGAGACTGGCCCTGAGAAAGCCCCTTTTCCAGCCCAAAGGGGCTTTGCAGCCGCTGCAGATCACTGCAGGTTGCCAAAGAGAGAGGGGCAACCAGTGTGGGTAAGGTAAGGACCAGGAAAGGTCTTTGGGAAGCCAGCACGGAGGAGAAGACAGTCTCTACACAGGCACACTTGCTGTCTGGTTTCTCCTGC
The DNA window shown above is from Aptenodytes patagonicus chromosome W, bAptPat1.pri.cur, whole genome shotgun sequence and carries:
- the LOC143172207 gene encoding avidin-like, producing the protein MSHRLLSALALPVGAALALGIPTGHAGGQAVSRNAPQGTASQGNFSGEHHTTVLNTQKPIKPSPLVGSQHLGEDGQCTFGFTINWKFSDSTAIFVSQCFAGAGGEEVLQTIWLLREKVDSLPSNWKAIRTGCNVFTRMG